In Nomascus leucogenys isolate Asia chromosome 6, Asia_NLE_v1, whole genome shotgun sequence, one DNA window encodes the following:
- the LOC100584701 gene encoding COMM domain-containing protein 4 isoform X3, whose translation MRGRQVAPETGGGCTGLSANTVCAGVRAVGLSSVKLRLLCSQVLKELLGQGIDYEKILKLTADAKFESGDVKATVAVLSFILSSAAKHSVDGESLSSELQQLGLPKEHAASLCRCYEEKQSPLQKHLRVCSLRMNRLAGVGWRVDYTLSSSLLRSVEEPMVHLRLEVAAAPGTPAQPVAMSLSADKFQVLLAELKQAQTLMSSLG comes from the exons ATGAGGGGGCGCCAAGTGGCTCCGGAAACTGGGGGAGGTTGTACTGGCCTCTCCGCAAACACAGTGTGTGCGGGCGTGAGGGCTGTGGGTCTG TCCTCTGTGAAGTTGCGGCTGCTCTGCAGCCAGGTACTAAAGGAGCTGCTGGGACAGGGAATTGAT TATGAGAAGATCCTGAAGCTCACGGCTGACGCCAAGTTTG AGTCAGGTGATGTGAAGGCCACAGTGGCGGTGCTGAGTTTCATCCTCTCCAGTGCGGCCAAGCACAGTGTCGATGGCGAATCCTTGTCCAGTGAACTGCAGCAGCTGGGGCTGCCCAAAG AGCACGCGGCCAGCCTGTGCCGCTGTTACGAGGAGAAGCAAAGCCCCTTGCAGAAGCACTTGCGGGTCTGCAGCCTACGCA TGAATAGGTTGGCAGGCGTGGGCTGGCGGGTGGACTACACCCTGAGCTCCAGCCTGCTGCGGTCCGTGGAAGAGCCCATGGTGCACCTGCGGCTGGAGGTGGCAGCTGCCCCAGGGACCCCAGCCCAGCCTGTTGCCATGTCCCTCTCCGCAGACAAGTTCCAGGTCCTCCTGGCAG AACTGAAGCAGGCCCAGACCCTGATGAGCTCCCTCGGCTGA
- the LOC100584701 gene encoding COMM domain-containing protein 4 isoform X2 — MRFRFCGDLDCPDWVLAEISTLAKMYEKILKLTADAKFESGDVKATVAVLSFILSSAAKHSVDGESLSSELQQLGLPKEHAASLCRCYEEKQSPLQKHLRVCSLRMNRLAGVGWRVDYTLSSSLLRSVEEPMVHLRLEVAAAPGTPAQPVAMSLSADKFQVLLAELKQAQTLMSSLG, encoded by the exons ATG AGGTTCCGGTTCTGTGGTGATCTGGACTGTCCCGACTGGGTCCTGGCAGAGATCAGCACGCTGGCCAAGATG TATGAGAAGATCCTGAAGCTCACGGCTGACGCCAAGTTTG AGTCAGGTGATGTGAAGGCCACAGTGGCGGTGCTGAGTTTCATCCTCTCCAGTGCGGCCAAGCACAGTGTCGATGGCGAATCCTTGTCCAGTGAACTGCAGCAGCTGGGGCTGCCCAAAG AGCACGCGGCCAGCCTGTGCCGCTGTTACGAGGAGAAGCAAAGCCCCTTGCAGAAGCACTTGCGGGTCTGCAGCCTACGCA TGAATAGGTTGGCAGGCGTGGGCTGGCGGGTGGACTACACCCTGAGCTCCAGCCTGCTGCGGTCCGTGGAAGAGCCCATGGTGCACCTGCGGCTGGAGGTGGCAGCTGCCCCAGGGACCCCAGCCCAGCCTGTTGCCATGTCCCTCTCCGCAGACAAGTTCCAGGTCCTCCTGGCAG AACTGAAGCAGGCCCAGACCCTGATGAGCTCCCTCGGCTGA
- the LOC100584701 gene encoding COMM domain-containing protein 4 isoform X1 has product MRFRFCGDLDCPDWVLAEISTLAKMSSVKLRLLCSQVLKELLGQGIDYEKILKLTADAKFESGDVKATVAVLSFILSSAAKHSVDGESLSSELQQLGLPKEHAASLCRCYEEKQSPLQKHLRVCSLRMNRLAGVGWRVDYTLSSSLLRSVEEPMVHLRLEVAAAPGTPAQPVAMSLSADKFQVLLAELKQAQTLMSSLG; this is encoded by the exons ATG AGGTTCCGGTTCTGTGGTGATCTGGACTGTCCCGACTGGGTCCTGGCAGAGATCAGCACGCTGGCCAAGATG TCCTCTGTGAAGTTGCGGCTGCTCTGCAGCCAGGTACTAAAGGAGCTGCTGGGACAGGGAATTGAT TATGAGAAGATCCTGAAGCTCACGGCTGACGCCAAGTTTG AGTCAGGTGATGTGAAGGCCACAGTGGCGGTGCTGAGTTTCATCCTCTCCAGTGCGGCCAAGCACAGTGTCGATGGCGAATCCTTGTCCAGTGAACTGCAGCAGCTGGGGCTGCCCAAAG AGCACGCGGCCAGCCTGTGCCGCTGTTACGAGGAGAAGCAAAGCCCCTTGCAGAAGCACTTGCGGGTCTGCAGCCTACGCA TGAATAGGTTGGCAGGCGTGGGCTGGCGGGTGGACTACACCCTGAGCTCCAGCCTGCTGCGGTCCGTGGAAGAGCCCATGGTGCACCTGCGGCTGGAGGTGGCAGCTGCCCCAGGGACCCCAGCCCAGCCTGTTGCCATGTCCCTCTCCGCAGACAAGTTCCAGGTCCTCCTGGCAG AACTGAAGCAGGCCCAGACCCTGATGAGCTCCCTCGGCTGA